In Paraburkholderia sp. PGU19, a single window of DNA contains:
- a CDS encoding SDR family oxidoreductase, which yields MKKGCVVVTGASRGIGAAIAEALARAGFTVACLSRTGGFPQRASADDELRSRWIPVTCDINDRAQLEAAFKTVAQQSPVPIVGLVNNAGIHLDGASSEFAVADFERVMSTNATALFSVSQVALPYLSEAGTSMVVNIGSFFDKIGVKRNAAYCASKAAVGAITRCLAVEWARYGVRVLNVAPGYIVTDLNREEMSGESLRNFLEKRIPIGKPGEADDVAHLVVSLFGEAGTFMTGETLYVDGGQGMAL from the coding sequence ATGAAAAAAGGATGTGTAGTAGTAACGGGCGCCAGCCGGGGTATCGGTGCAGCAATCGCGGAAGCGCTGGCACGGGCAGGGTTCACAGTCGCATGTCTCTCTCGAACGGGAGGATTCCCGCAGCGCGCCTCTGCAGACGATGAACTCCGCTCCCGGTGGATTCCCGTGACGTGTGACATCAACGACCGTGCCCAGCTCGAAGCGGCCTTTAAGACTGTCGCGCAGCAATCCCCGGTGCCGATCGTCGGACTCGTGAACAATGCGGGGATTCACCTCGACGGGGCGTCGAGTGAATTCGCAGTCGCGGACTTCGAGCGAGTGATGTCCACCAACGCGACCGCGCTGTTCTCCGTGAGCCAGGTCGCGCTGCCTTATCTGAGCGAGGCGGGCACGAGCATGGTCGTTAATATCGGCTCGTTCTTCGACAAGATCGGCGTCAAGCGAAACGCTGCGTATTGCGCTTCGAAAGCGGCCGTCGGCGCGATCACCCGCTGCCTCGCGGTCGAATGGGCCCGATACGGCGTACGTGTTTTGAACGTGGCGCCGGGATACATCGTGACGGATCTGAATCGCGAGGAGATGTCCGGCGAGAGCCTTCGCAACTTCCTTGAGAAGCGCATTCCGATAGGCAAACCCGGTGAGGCGGACGACGTCGCACATCTGGTCGTTTCGCTGTTTGGCGAGGCCGGCACGTTCATGACGGGGGAGACCCTGTACGTGGACGGTGGACAAGGTATGGCGCTCTAA
- a CDS encoding MFS transporter gives MENTVKPLGRIGIVKVAAASFIGTLIEYFDFFLFGTAAALVFNKIFFPNLDPLIGTLASFAAFGAAFVARPIGGIVFGHFGDRLGRKTMLVLSLSIVGVSTAAVGLLPTYEQAGLLSPVLLVFCRIMQGIAIGGEWSGAVLMAVEHAPARKRAFYGSWPQCGIPAGLVLATASFYFVQKLPVADMMSWGWRVPFVASAILVLLGLYIRLKIEETPAFAAVKERNEEARFPAAEVVTTAWRPLLVTIFAIASPNILFYIATVFVLRYAPEHTGVSRDVVLGAICAAAFVQIFTIPLFAMLADRIGRRPVLLGGSVLMVLGAFPFFWLIDRGSALGIFLALQLALPVLHACTYSPIASFMPEQFETRLRYTGSAIGYQVGGLMTSGPVPFVAAALIASFGASWPLALYIMLGGALSLIAISAARETYMAEIDEKPDQIDASADTSGPVPLVGRPAADSGR, from the coding sequence ATGGAAAACACAGTAAAACCTTTGGGCCGGATTGGCATCGTCAAGGTTGCCGCAGCTAGCTTTATCGGAACGTTGATCGAATACTTCGACTTCTTCCTTTTCGGCACTGCGGCAGCCTTAGTATTCAACAAGATATTCTTTCCGAACCTTGATCCGTTGATCGGGACGTTGGCATCGTTCGCGGCATTTGGGGCTGCGTTCGTCGCCCGCCCCATTGGAGGTATCGTATTCGGTCACTTCGGCGACCGGCTGGGCCGGAAAACCATGCTGGTGCTGAGCCTCTCCATCGTCGGGGTATCGACGGCGGCCGTCGGGCTGCTACCAACCTACGAGCAGGCGGGTTTGCTTTCACCCGTATTGCTCGTGTTCTGCCGGATCATGCAGGGCATCGCTATCGGTGGGGAGTGGAGTGGCGCGGTGCTCATGGCCGTAGAACACGCTCCCGCGCGCAAGCGTGCCTTTTACGGAAGCTGGCCGCAATGTGGGATTCCCGCGGGGCTGGTACTTGCAACGGCTTCGTTCTATTTCGTGCAAAAGCTGCCTGTCGCCGACATGATGAGCTGGGGCTGGAGAGTGCCGTTCGTCGCCAGTGCAATTCTGGTGCTGCTCGGCCTGTATATCCGTCTGAAAATCGAAGAAACCCCAGCGTTTGCCGCAGTGAAGGAACGCAATGAGGAGGCGCGCTTTCCTGCTGCCGAAGTGGTCACGACGGCTTGGCGCCCACTGTTGGTCACGATCTTTGCGATTGCTTCGCCGAACATCCTGTTCTACATCGCGACGGTTTTCGTGTTGCGCTATGCGCCGGAACATACCGGTGTTTCACGCGATGTCGTACTGGGTGCCATTTGCGCCGCTGCGTTCGTGCAGATATTCACGATTCCGCTATTCGCGATGCTCGCGGACCGGATAGGCCGTCGACCGGTCCTGCTGGGCGGCTCCGTATTGATGGTGCTCGGGGCGTTTCCGTTTTTCTGGCTGATCGACCGGGGCTCCGCGCTGGGGATCTTCCTTGCGTTGCAACTGGCGCTGCCCGTTCTGCATGCGTGCACATACAGCCCCATCGCGAGCTTTATGCCCGAGCAGTTCGAGACTCGACTGCGCTACACGGGCTCGGCCATTGGGTATCAGGTGGGTGGCCTGATGACAAGTGGTCCCGTGCCCTTCGTCGCCGCCGCGTTGATTGCATCTTTCGGCGCATCTTGGCCACTCGCCCTGTACATCATGCTCGGTGGCGCTCTTTCACTGATTGCCATTTCGGCGGCGCGAGAGACCTATATGGCGGAGATCGACGAAAAGCCCGATCAGATCGACGCGAGCGCGGACACGAGCGGTCCAGTTCCGCTCGTAGGACGGCCTGCGGCCGACTCTGGCCGGTAG
- a CDS encoding glucose 1-dehydrogenase, with the protein MTWEPTLKSPADLVDLRGRVVCISGAASGIGKAQVELFLDAGASVVALDIDDTGLQRLYASLPDHAERLMCKTVDLTVPEQVDQAVAAGKQAFGVIDTLCNTAGYLDGYARSLDTAESLWDRVFEINVKAMYRLTNALLPDMLERRSGVIVNMASIAGFQAGGGGAAYTSSKHAVIGFTRQLSFDYGRSGIRVNAICPGMIETAMTEDVLADPDSKLVKTLKRVPAGRLGRPEDIACVALFLCGPGADFIHGAAMVVDGGLMVK; encoded by the coding sequence ATGACGTGGGAACCGACGCTCAAATCTCCGGCTGACCTGGTGGATCTGCGGGGGCGCGTTGTCTGCATCAGCGGCGCTGCTTCCGGAATCGGGAAGGCACAGGTGGAACTCTTTCTCGACGCGGGCGCGAGCGTCGTCGCGCTCGACATCGACGATACAGGTTTGCAGCGGCTTTATGCGAGCTTGCCCGACCACGCTGAGCGACTGATGTGCAAGACCGTGGATCTGACCGTGCCGGAGCAGGTCGATCAGGCTGTCGCTGCCGGGAAACAGGCGTTCGGCGTTATCGACACGCTGTGCAATACAGCCGGTTATCTCGATGGCTATGCGCGAAGTCTGGATACCGCGGAGTCGCTCTGGGACAGGGTGTTCGAGATCAATGTCAAGGCAATGTATCGCCTCACAAATGCGTTGCTGCCGGACATGCTCGAACGCCGGTCGGGCGTGATTGTCAACATGGCGTCGATCGCTGGATTCCAAGCCGGGGGTGGGGGCGCCGCGTATACGTCGAGCAAGCATGCTGTTATCGGATTCACACGGCAGTTGTCTTTTGACTATGGCCGCTCCGGCATCCGTGTGAATGCGATATGTCCGGGGATGATCGAGACCGCGATGACCGAGGATGTGCTCGCTGATCCCGATTCGAAGCTCGTCAAAACACTCAAGCGTGTCCCGGCCGGTCGCCTTGGACGTCCCGAAGACATTGCTTGTGTCGCGCTGTTCCTTTGCGGCCCGGGTGCGGATTTCATTCACGGTGCGGCCATGGTCGTGGACGGAGGTTTGATGGTGAAGTAA
- a CDS encoding NADPH:quinone oxidoreductase family protein gives MRSYRVHEHGEPSSMKIEDIPALSPGHGQMLIDVQASGINFPDVLVVSGAYQLLPERPFTPGKDFAGVVRAVGDGVTEYAAGDRIMSQIEFGALAEQALTTPSQSFRMPEGMSFEDAAAMGLVYQTAWFALMERGQYKAGENVLIGGAAGGVGLAAVQIAVGHGATVLAAVRNEEEAKVVRASGAHHVIDLSGGNLRESIRDQVHAVTEGRGADVVLDPLGAEFFAGALRATAWCGRVVVIGFAAGDIPTLKVNYLLLKNISVSGLQWSDYRDRTPEKVRAAQGDLFRLWHEGHVRPVVMRTFAFVEAADAMVLVRDGKVRGKVVVAVGRSR, from the coding sequence ATGCGGAGTTATCGAGTACATGAACATGGTGAGCCGTCTTCGATGAAGATCGAGGACATTCCGGCGCTTTCACCGGGACACGGCCAGATGCTGATCGATGTACAGGCGTCCGGCATTAACTTTCCGGATGTGCTGGTCGTTTCGGGTGCCTACCAGTTACTGCCGGAGAGGCCATTTACCCCTGGGAAGGACTTCGCAGGGGTAGTGCGCGCCGTCGGCGACGGGGTAACCGAATACGCGGCAGGTGACAGGATCATGTCGCAGATCGAGTTCGGCGCCCTTGCCGAGCAGGCGCTGACAACACCCTCGCAATCGTTCCGCATGCCCGAAGGAATGAGTTTCGAAGACGCCGCAGCCATGGGGCTCGTGTACCAGACTGCGTGGTTTGCACTGATGGAGCGCGGCCAGTACAAGGCCGGCGAAAATGTTCTGATTGGAGGCGCAGCAGGCGGCGTGGGGCTTGCCGCCGTGCAGATCGCTGTTGGACACGGCGCAACCGTACTTGCCGCCGTTCGTAACGAGGAAGAGGCGAAGGTGGTACGGGCGTCGGGTGCGCATCATGTCATCGATCTGTCGGGCGGTAACCTGCGCGAGAGCATTCGCGACCAGGTCCATGCGGTGACGGAGGGGCGTGGTGCGGATGTCGTGCTGGACCCGCTCGGAGCGGAGTTCTTCGCAGGCGCATTGCGGGCAACCGCGTGGTGTGGTCGTGTTGTCGTGATCGGCTTTGCGGCTGGGGATATTCCGACTCTCAAGGTCAACTATCTGCTGCTCAAGAACATTTCCGTCTCCGGCCTTCAGTGGAGCGACTATCGGGATCGAACACCGGAGAAGGTGCGTGCGGCTCAGGGCGATCTGTTCAGGCTGTGGCATGAAGGCCATGTGCGTCCCGTCGTGATGCGTACGTTTGCGTTCGTGGAAGCGGCGGATGCGATGGTGCTCGTTCGAGATGGCAAGGTGCGCGGCAAGGTAGTGGTCGCAGTGGGTCGTAGTCGATAG
- a CDS encoding 3-hydroxyacyl-CoA dehydrogenase family protein, whose product MTDIRTVGVAGSGTMGTGIAIVAARAGFATKVYDTRQDALDRARTQTEAFLRKSAERGKLPADAVPEIMARWRGTTRLEDMADCDIVIEAVFEELSVKHDLFGKLNTICGEHTLFASNTSTIAITEIAGGSGRPDRFVGMHFCLPAQLMKLIEMSSGLNTSEVAFAKAWEFALALGQKPVKTQDTPGFILNYFLIPFNNDAIRLVEQGVASPADIDKAIKTALGYPMGPLELLDLIGMDTQRLLCEAMHGLTHEPRAACPPVVRRMIAAGSLGKKSGKGFHQYGDNKMFGA is encoded by the coding sequence GTGACAGATATCAGAACGGTTGGGGTAGCGGGAAGCGGCACGATGGGTACGGGCATCGCGATTGTCGCGGCGCGAGCTGGCTTTGCGACAAAGGTCTACGACACACGCCAGGACGCGCTGGATCGTGCGCGTACACAGACGGAAGCGTTTTTGCGGAAATCGGCAGAGCGCGGGAAGCTTCCCGCCGATGCAGTACCCGAGATTATGGCGCGCTGGCGAGGTACGACCCGGCTCGAAGACATGGCCGATTGCGATATTGTGATCGAGGCTGTGTTCGAGGAACTGAGCGTCAAGCATGATCTCTTCGGTAAGCTCAACACGATCTGTGGCGAGCACACGTTGTTCGCATCGAACACATCTACTATCGCCATTACCGAAATCGCGGGTGGTTCCGGACGGCCCGACCGGTTCGTCGGCATGCATTTTTGCCTGCCTGCGCAACTGATGAAACTCATCGAGATGTCGTCTGGGCTGAACACCTCGGAGGTAGCGTTCGCGAAGGCGTGGGAATTCGCACTCGCCCTCGGTCAGAAGCCAGTCAAGACGCAGGACACGCCGGGATTCATCCTGAACTACTTCCTGATTCCGTTCAACAACGACGCAATCCGTCTGGTGGAGCAAGGTGTGGCGTCGCCCGCGGACATCGATAAGGCGATCAAGACTGCCCTTGGCTATCCGATGGGACCGCTCGAGTTGCTCGACCTTATCGGTATGGACACGCAGCGCCTGCTGTGCGAAGCGATGCATGGGTTGACCCATGAGCCCCGCGCCGCTTGCCCGCCGGTCGTGCGACGGATGATCGCCGCAGGGAGCCTCGGCAAGAAGAGCGGCAAAGGCTTCCATCAATACGGCGATAACAAGATGTTTGGAGCGTGA
- a CDS encoding acyl-CoA dehydrogenase family protein, producing MNVLERLDARVKLGDEERMVLDSVNKLAKEQLAPRAAEYDRTGEFPWDNVKAINELGLNAMFVPEEYGGAPLSFACYVSCVKVISEACASTGIIWATNFHAAKPIVQYGSAALKQKFLPRVAEGALVALAITEPNAGSDATGMTTSFREDGDDIVINGGKTFITNGDVADIYLLFGKWSGIDDPKKAISVLILEKGTPGLSVLGTEHKMGTRASGTATLSFENCRVPRSNLMGQPGEGLKILFGSLNRSRPSVAAHALGIARAAFGDAVAYINERKQSGRRIIEFQGIQFMLADMAAELALCESWLWRVAEMVDAGESDFGIEASILKMRATDAAMRITTDAVQLLGGYGYCSDYRVERLMRDAKITQIWEGTNQVHRQLIGRSFIEK from the coding sequence ATGAATGTATTGGAACGGTTGGACGCACGGGTCAAGCTGGGCGATGAAGAAAGGATGGTGCTCGACAGCGTGAACAAGCTCGCGAAAGAGCAACTGGCTCCGCGCGCTGCCGAATACGATCGTACGGGCGAATTCCCGTGGGACAACGTGAAGGCGATCAACGAACTCGGGCTCAACGCGATGTTCGTGCCAGAGGAGTACGGTGGGGCACCGCTGTCCTTCGCCTGTTACGTGTCGTGTGTGAAGGTGATATCGGAGGCGTGTGCTTCCACGGGCATCATCTGGGCGACGAACTTTCATGCGGCCAAGCCGATCGTCCAATATGGCAGCGCAGCCCTGAAACAGAAATTTCTGCCCCGTGTCGCGGAGGGCGCGCTGGTCGCGCTGGCCATCACCGAGCCGAATGCCGGGTCGGACGCCACGGGCATGACGACGTCGTTCCGCGAGGATGGTGACGACATCGTCATCAACGGCGGCAAGACATTTATCACGAACGGCGATGTCGCCGATATCTACCTTCTGTTCGGAAAATGGTCGGGCATCGACGACCCGAAGAAGGCGATTTCGGTATTGATCCTGGAGAAGGGCACGCCGGGCCTGTCGGTACTGGGCACCGAACACAAGATGGGCACCCGCGCCTCAGGTACGGCGACCTTGTCGTTCGAGAACTGCCGGGTGCCGCGGTCCAACCTGATGGGCCAGCCTGGAGAAGGGCTGAAGATCCTGTTCGGATCGCTCAACCGTTCACGTCCGAGTGTCGCGGCGCATGCGCTCGGTATCGCGCGGGCAGCGTTCGGAGACGCGGTCGCATACATCAACGAACGCAAGCAGTCGGGGCGTCGCATCATCGAGTTTCAGGGTATCCAGTTCATGCTTGCCGACATGGCGGCTGAGCTTGCGCTGTGCGAATCGTGGCTATGGCGGGTCGCGGAAATGGTGGACGCCGGCGAATCGGATTTCGGTATCGAGGCTTCGATACTGAAGATGCGCGCCACTGATGCAGCCATGCGAATTACGACGGATGCTGTTCAACTCCTGGGCGGTTATGGCTACTGCTCGGACTACCGCGTCGAACGCCTCATGCGCGATGCGAAGATCACCCAGATCTGGGAGGGTACGAATCAGGTGCATCGCCAGTTGATCGGACGCAGCTTCATCGAGAAATGA
- a CDS encoding MaoC/PaaZ C-terminal domain-containing protein, with amino-acid sequence MTIDYSTLKHWRFDDVAYRYGTQETILYALSVGAGESPADNLALRYVYERDLLVVPSMAVVLGYPGFWLRNPATGLDWKSVLHVEQSVTLHRALDPEGCVIGRNRVEEVYDRGDNRGAIMVTVRDIVDAQSGAPVATLRCTEFCRGEGNFGGPRPPSREIEPMPQTPPDHEVSVVISPRAALLYRLTGDDNALHVDPSVARAVGFDRPVLHGMCTFGTTVLSLVRLLVPDHPGAVRHLEVRFTAPVFPGDRLSIDVWHVGAGSVRFRVRVPSREAVVIDHGLFLFKTSEDAL; translated from the coding sequence GTGACTATCGATTATTCGACGCTCAAACATTGGCGCTTTGACGATGTCGCTTATCGCTACGGGACGCAAGAAACGATCCTGTACGCGTTGAGCGTGGGTGCAGGCGAAAGCCCTGCCGACAATCTGGCATTGCGCTACGTGTACGAACGGGATCTGCTTGTGGTCCCCTCGATGGCTGTCGTGCTCGGATATCCCGGCTTCTGGTTAAGGAACCCGGCAACGGGTCTGGACTGGAAGTCCGTGCTGCACGTGGAGCAAAGCGTCACGCTGCATCGTGCACTGGATCCGGAAGGTTGCGTGATCGGCCGCAACCGCGTGGAAGAGGTCTACGACCGTGGCGACAACCGCGGAGCAATCATGGTAACCGTGCGCGACATTGTCGACGCGCAAAGCGGTGCTCCCGTCGCGACGCTCCGTTGCACGGAATTCTGCAGGGGCGAAGGCAACTTCGGTGGGCCCCGTCCTCCATCGCGGGAGATCGAACCCATGCCGCAGACGCCGCCCGATCACGAGGTGTCCGTGGTGATTTCGCCGCGCGCGGCATTGCTCTATCGCCTGACCGGCGACGACAACGCGTTGCACGTCGATCCCTCCGTCGCACGCGCGGTGGGATTCGACCGTCCCGTCCTGCACGGAATGTGCACCTTCGGCACGACCGTGTTGTCGCTCGTACGTCTTCTTGTCCCGGATCATCCAGGCGCCGTGCGACATCTGGAAGTGCGCTTTACGGCTCCCGTTTTTCCTGGCGATCGGTTGAGCATCGACGTGTGGCATGTCGGAGCGGGATCCGTCCGATTCCGTGTTCGCGTCCCTTCACGTGAGGCAGTTGTAATCGACCACGGATTGTTTCTGTTCAAAACTTCTGAAGACGCCCTATGA
- a CDS encoding class I adenylate-forming enzyme family protein, whose amino-acid sequence MRSNMLTLHDPRLAREFYERGLWQDDTFYTLASRHAGARPGHYAFRDAYRRLTWQELARWADSVAADLHEAGVKTGDIVASWLPNRVECWVLMLACSRNGYVCTLSLHQNHTVDEVLTLLQRCNVAAFVGQDGYGSGSDRKSIFDSVKTLEGVRRVYAFPAEGSSQLPNGTSPFPGVESSLTPPPVNDNPDKVTYLAFTSGTTGAPKVLMHSDNTLLANGRAMVADWAHTCETIMYCLGPQSHHLATVGLEQCLASGCEMVVNDLRKGEKPLDRIIESGASYVMGVPTHAIDILVELDARNLDRLGNVSVFYLSGAAIPAELARRLLDRGIKPKNTYGMSENGSHTSTLPTDDFETLVATVGQTVGRGNACYELHIFRADNRDVEVPQGEIGEIGGRGASLMLGYFGNQTATRTSFNSLGWFMSGDLGRFNEKGDLEIIGRLKDLIIRGGHNIYPAEIEGLAITHPRVMKAAAFPVADDRLGEKVCLGIIAVDGEDVPPDEMLAHLFDAGLSKYDMPEYFICMREFPMTASGKILKRELTTQVRAGQLVPQPVRWTGRKETSL is encoded by the coding sequence ATGCGGTCGAACATGCTGACCTTGCATGATCCGCGACTGGCGCGAGAGTTCTACGAACGCGGCCTGTGGCAAGACGATACGTTCTATACCCTCGCTAGCAGGCACGCGGGTGCTCGCCCCGGACACTACGCTTTCCGTGATGCGTACCGACGCCTTACCTGGCAGGAACTTGCTCGCTGGGCTGACTCCGTTGCAGCGGACCTTCATGAAGCGGGTGTGAAGACGGGCGATATTGTCGCGAGCTGGTTGCCCAATCGTGTCGAATGCTGGGTCCTGATGCTTGCCTGCTCGAGAAATGGCTACGTTTGCACCCTGTCACTGCATCAGAACCATACGGTCGACGAGGTGCTCACCCTGCTGCAGCGATGCAACGTCGCTGCCTTCGTGGGACAGGACGGCTACGGGTCGGGATCGGATCGCAAAAGCATTTTCGACAGTGTCAAAACACTTGAAGGGGTGCGCCGTGTCTATGCGTTTCCCGCGGAAGGCTCGAGCCAGTTGCCGAACGGTACCAGCCCATTTCCCGGAGTCGAGAGCTCGCTGACGCCTCCGCCAGTCAACGACAATCCAGACAAGGTGACGTACCTCGCTTTCACGTCGGGTACGACGGGTGCGCCCAAGGTGCTGATGCACAGCGACAACACGCTCCTCGCAAACGGTCGTGCGATGGTGGCCGACTGGGCGCACACCTGCGAAACGATCATGTATTGTCTCGGTCCGCAAAGTCACCACCTTGCGACGGTCGGGCTCGAACAGTGTCTGGCAAGCGGCTGCGAAATGGTCGTCAACGATTTACGAAAGGGCGAGAAGCCTCTCGACCGGATCATCGAATCCGGCGCAAGTTACGTGATGGGTGTGCCGACCCATGCGATCGACATCCTGGTCGAGCTCGATGCCCGAAATCTCGACCGTCTGGGCAACGTGAGCGTCTTCTATCTTTCTGGCGCGGCGATACCGGCGGAGCTCGCGCGTCGCCTGCTTGATCGCGGCATCAAGCCGAAAAACACCTATGGCATGTCGGAGAACGGTTCGCACACGTCGACGCTGCCTACAGACGATTTTGAGACGCTGGTCGCGACTGTGGGGCAGACGGTGGGCCGGGGTAACGCCTGCTACGAACTGCACATCTTTCGCGCGGACAACCGTGACGTCGAAGTGCCGCAAGGCGAGATTGGCGAAATAGGGGGGCGCGGCGCTTCGCTGATGCTGGGCTATTTCGGCAACCAGACGGCGACGCGCACGTCGTTCAATTCGCTGGGATGGTTCATGAGCGGCGACCTCGGCCGCTTCAACGAGAAGGGTGATCTAGAGATCATTGGGCGCCTCAAGGATCTGATCATCCGTGGTGGTCACAACATCTATCCGGCCGAAATCGAGGGGCTGGCGATTACCCATCCCCGTGTCATGAAGGCTGCAGCCTTTCCGGTGGCGGACGACCGGCTGGGAGAGAAGGTTTGCCTTGGCATCATTGCCGTTGACGGCGAGGACGTGCCCCCCGACGAGATGTTGGCGCATCTGTTCGATGCAGGTCTGTCGAAGTACGACATGCCGGAGTACTTCATCTGTATGCGCGAATTTCCGATGACGGCGAGCGGCAAGATTCTCAAGCGGGAACTGACCACTCAAGTCCGAGCCGGCCAACTGGTGCCACAGCCCGTGCGTTGGACAGGACGCAAGGAGACTTCGCTATGA
- a CDS encoding 3-hydroxyacyl-CoA dehydrogenase family protein produces MSYQIIRTGESRSFPEAHAFIDSADQSAHSPVYLGANAGQSFVRDSPDLGHAEFALIELATECLGVYVDETATSRDVAQAAKTFGFARFRLGSSSPSNLIELVVPAHPDAVALTAARKVFEDAGFVVAVCGDFPGRIVDRLVRPYYNAALRRLDEKLATASDMDMTLRLGLGYPEGPIGLLERTGLEHHYTITQALYEALGDSAYAPARRAINAFNRAKLVDR; encoded by the coding sequence ATGTCCTACCAAATCATTCGTACCGGCGAGAGCCGTTCTTTTCCCGAGGCTCACGCCTTTATCGATTCGGCAGACCAGTCTGCCCACTCGCCGGTATACCTGGGCGCCAATGCCGGTCAGTCGTTCGTTCGGGACAGCCCCGACCTGGGCCACGCTGAATTCGCACTGATCGAACTGGCGACGGAATGTCTCGGCGTTTACGTCGACGAAACTGCGACCAGTCGCGACGTTGCACAGGCAGCGAAAACATTCGGATTCGCTCGCTTTCGCCTCGGCAGTTCGTCCCCGAGCAATCTCATCGAACTGGTTGTGCCCGCCCATCCCGATGCGGTTGCGTTGACGGCGGCGCGCAAGGTCTTCGAGGACGCGGGGTTCGTCGTCGCAGTGTGTGGGGATTTCCCGGGCCGCATCGTCGATCGCCTCGTGCGCCCCTATTACAACGCAGCACTGCGTCGACTGGACGAAAAGCTCGCTACTGCGTCGGACATGGACATGACGCTACGCCTAGGCCTCGGTTATCCCGAAGGGCCGATTGGATTGCTCGAGCGTACCGGGCTCGAACATCACTACACCATCACGCAGGCTTTGTATGAGGCGCTGGGTGACTCGGCGTATGCGCCGGCTCGACGGGCAATCAATGCCTTCAATCGGGCAAAGCTTGTGGACAGATAG
- a CDS encoding enoyl-CoA hydratase-related protein: MTVQLTFEDSLAYLTLNRVEALNALSFDVLKEISDAIDQVAVSDARVLVVTGSGEKAFCAGADIKELADRNLMQERKGAEFGQAVFAKLDRLPVPSIAVVHGYAFGGGLELALACTFRVATPKAKMGLPEIKLGLIPGYGGTQRLPRLIGEARALELILSGRTVDADEALRIGLVNKIVESADARVIGAEFARQFTPYSRCASLFAREAVQRSAGVSLQEGLRIEADLSTLAYRTADAVEGMRAFVEKRAPQFKDA, encoded by the coding sequence ATGACGGTCCAACTCACGTTTGAAGATTCTCTCGCGTATCTCACCCTGAATCGCGTCGAGGCACTCAACGCACTGAGCTTCGACGTGCTCAAGGAGATCTCGGATGCGATTGACCAGGTGGCTGTCTCCGATGCACGCGTGCTAGTGGTCACCGGTAGCGGTGAGAAAGCCTTTTGCGCGGGCGCCGATATCAAGGAACTGGCTGACCGCAATCTCATGCAGGAGCGCAAGGGTGCTGAATTCGGCCAGGCGGTATTCGCGAAGCTGGATCGTTTGCCGGTTCCGTCGATTGCCGTCGTGCATGGTTATGCGTTCGGCGGCGGACTCGAACTCGCTTTGGCCTGCACGTTTCGCGTTGCTACCCCCAAGGCAAAGATGGGGCTGCCTGAGATCAAGCTTGGCCTGATCCCCGGCTACGGCGGCACCCAACGTTTGCCGCGGTTAATCGGTGAGGCGAGGGCACTGGAACTGATCCTCTCGGGCAGGACTGTGGATGCCGACGAAGCGCTGCGCATCGGGCTGGTCAACAAGATCGTCGAGAGCGCCGACGCCAGGGTAATCGGCGCCGAATTCGCGCGGCAGTTCACGCCGTACAGCCGCTGCGCGTCGTTGTTCGCCCGCGAAGCAGTTCAGCGTTCTGCAGGCGTGAGCCTGCAGGAGGGTCTTCGCATCGAGGCAGACCTGTCGACGCTGGCCTACCGCACGGCGGACGCCGTCGAAGGTATGCGTGCATTCGTCGAAAAACGTGCTCCTCAATTCAAGGATGCCTGA